tgttccagtgggacctattggacaagaggtccggatcccatctacacatgcatcagagggtaaacctgtcaaccaaagccagaatctcgctccggtggtggctacacagttctcacctcctagagggacgcaggttcaggagtcaagactggatcctggtgaacacggatgcaagtctccaaggctggggagcagtcacacagggggaaagcttccaaggaaggtggtcaagtcaagaaacttgtcttcacataaacgttctggagtggaAAGCCActaacaatggccttctacaagcggggcatattcttcaagatcaccccgtacagatccagtcggacaatgtaacagcagtcgcgtacataacccGTCAGGGcgtaatgaaaagcagagcggctatgccagaggtgacaaagattctctggacagaaagacatgcaagagctctgtcggcaattttcattccgggagtggataactgggaagcagacttcctcagcagacacaatctccatccaggagaatggggcctatgccaagaagtcttcacggaggtgacaggtctttgggagttcctcaagtagacatggtggcatctcgtctcaacaagaagcttcggtgatattgttcaatagcagtggacgcactggtgacccagtgggtgttttggtcagtgtatgtcttccctctacttctactgataccaaaagttctcaaaatcataacaaCAACaagagttcgagcgatcctcattgtccaagactggccaaggagggcttggtatccagatctttaggagtttctcatagaagatcctcggcctcttcctcttcacgaggacctgctgcagcaggggccgttaatgtatcaagacttaccgcagctacgtttgacggcatggctgttgagcactgaATCCTagacaaaagggtattcccaaagaagtcattcccactcttattcaggccaggaaaggagtaacgtctaaacattacacagtgtgtggagaaaatatgtatcttggtgtgaatccaagaaggctccaacggaacagtttcagttaggacgttttctctattttccTCAGGCGGGTGTGGATACGGGCCTACGGCtgagttcaatcaaggtccagattttggccttgtctgttttctttcaggaaaaattgtctcccttccagaagttcagacattcgtgaaaggggttctgcacatccaacctcttttgtgcctcctgtggcaccatgggatcttgacgtggtgttgcagttccttcagtcggattggtttgaacctctccaggagatagagttgaagtttctcacttgaaaagtggtcattctgttggccttggcatccgcaaggagggtgtctgagttaggggccttgtctcacaagaacccttacttgattttccatgaagatagagcggagttaagaactcgtcagaaaTTTCTTCCAAGGATGGttccttctttccatataaaccaacctattgtggtgtcagtggctactggcactttcgctgcttcaaagtctctgaatgtggtcagggctttgagaattaaTGTCGCGAGaaaagctcggatacggaaaacagaggctctgtttatcctgtatgcttccaacaagattgggtgtactgcttctaagcagactattgcgcgctggatcagtggtacgattcagcacgttcattcctcggcaggattgccggtaccgaattcggtgaatgcccattctactaaaaaggtgggctcatcctgggcggctgcccgggggtgtctcggcattgcaactgtgCCAAGCagttacttagtcaggggcaaacacatttgctaagttttacaagtttgacaccttggccgatgaggacctacagtttggtcaatcggtgctgcagggtcatccgcactctcccgcccgtactggagctttggtataaccccatggtactgaagtggaccccagcatcctctaggacgtatgagaaaacaggattttaatacctaccggtaaatccttttctcctagtccgtagaggatgctgggcacccagtccagtgcgtactttacctgcagttgttatttttttgaaaatgttttcagcacgtttgctgtaatgttcatgcgttggcatgtgttttgttgaataccatgttgtgcggcatggttgaagtgtgagctggtgtaaatcacaccgttaactttaaagtaaatcctttcctcaaaatgtccgtctccctgggcacagttcctatactgaggtctggagaaggggcatagagggaggagccacttcacactctagaaaagtcttaaagtgcccatggctcctgcggaaccgtctataccccatggactgaagtggaccccagcatcctctacggactaggagaaaaggatttatcggtaggtattaaaatcctgttttctaaggATTGACAGCTCCTGTATCAGGTAAGCTATAGTCATTCCTATTTAtcgttaataataaaataaaaaatcaacattAATATTTAGACAGTAGCAAAAATTATTTAGGTCTATCATTGAGATTTATTCTGTTGTAAGAGAGCAATTGTGTAATAAACATTTACCCCACTTAGAACGTGTCAATtataatggtttctcacctgtgtgagttctccgatgtctaacaagatgcgatttctgtgtaaaacatttcccacactcagaacatggaaatggtttctcaagtGTGTGAGTTCTCTCGTGTATAACAAGAATTGATTTCCTTGTGAAAgatttcccacacttagaacatggaaatggtttctcacctgtgtgacttctctgatgtgtaacaagaaacgATTTCTCTacataacatttcccacactcagaacatgaaaatggcctctcacctgtgtgatatcgctgatgtgtaacaagtgatTTCttagcaaaacatttcccacactcagaacatggaaatggcatctcacctgAGTGAGTTTtctcatgtgtaacaagaactgattttcctgtataacatttcccacactcagagcatgaaaatggtttctcatctgtgtgacttctctgatgtataacaagatttgatttctgtgtaaaacatttcccacactcagagcataaaaatggtttctcacctgtgtgatttctctcatgtat
This Pseudophryne corroboree isolate aPseCor3 chromosome 3 unlocalized genomic scaffold, aPseCor3.hap2 SUPER_3_unloc_1, whole genome shotgun sequence DNA region includes the following protein-coding sequences:
- the LOC134983098 gene encoding gastrula zinc finger protein XlCGF17.1-like, yielding MKNTERTTRNEGHSTAHTGAKCFAHKSHPVTHQRTHTGERPFPCPECGKCFAKKSVLVKHQRSHTGERPFPCPECGKCFAKKSALVTHQRSHTGERPFPCSKCEKCFTRKAILVIHERNHTGEKPFLCSECGKCFTQKSNLVIHQRSHTDEKPFSCSECGKCYTGKSVLVTHEKTHSGEMPFPCSECGKCFAKKSLVTHQRYHTGERPFSCSECGKCYVEKSFLVTHQRSHTGEKPFPCSKCGKSFTRKSILVIHERTHTLEKPFPCSECGKCFTQKSHLVRHRRTHTGEKPL